A segment of the Huiozyma naganishii CBS 8797 chromosome 12, complete genome genome:
CGCATCGACGAGCACCGTGATGACGATGTGCAGCAGAAAGTACCACTTGTAGAAGGCCTGTTCGCGGCCAGACTGTAGTGCGGGCATTGGCCTGTCGTGAGTGCAGTGACGGGTCGCTTCTCGTCCGCGTACGACGTGACTCTGCCCGTTGTCGACCAGTGCGTGGATCTCGACGACCTGCTCGTCGTCTTGTGTTCGATGCAAGGCTTCGACGCGTCGTCTTCTGCACGTGACGGGGCACAGCCGTCTCGAGGTAGTCTCTCTTGGCGATTCGTTATAACTGGAAGTTCCATCGTTGTTCCCCTATACCTCTCACTCTCACGGGACAGCACGCCAGCGATGGCGCAGAGTAGAAGCATTGTGCCGATCGTGCCACCTGGGTGGAAGGCCATCTACGACGACGAGTACCAGACCTGGTACTTTGTGAACTTACAAACGAAGCAGTCGCAGTGGGACGAGCCCAGGGGCACGACATGGCCCCCACCGCCCAACTCGCAGCCGTCGACGTATCCGCAGCAGCCAGCGTATCCGCCTCAACCGGtgtaccagcagcaaccaaTGTACCCTCCACAGCCCATGTACCCTCCACAGCCCATGTACCCTCCACAACAGCCCATGTATGCGCCTCAACAGCCCACGTACGcaccgcagcagcagcagcagaagcGTGGAGGGATGAACGGGATGATGGGGGTCGGTGCTGGGGTGCTTGGGGGTGTGCTGTTGGCAGAGGCGTTCGACCACAGAGGCGGCGGCGGTGGGTACTATAACGGCCAGCCAGATGTCATAGAGAACAATTACTACAacgacagcaacaacgTGAACGACATGAACAACGACGACTACGACAACAGCGGTAACGACAATGGGTTTGACGGCGGCGACGGTGGGTTTGACGGCGGCGACAACGGGAACTGGTGACATTCGTGGGTTTCTTCCACAAGACCCTCACACAGTGAGCATCGCGTACGTGATCAGGTCGACTAGCGCATCCTGGACACCGTACTCTTCCATAAGTCTATACAGTATACCGTTTATATCAACGTCGTCCACGGCAGCCTGGCCACGGGTCAGCTGTAACCGGATCTGCATCCGCGGGTACAGAAACCCGCAGTACTGTTGGTCGAACACGATCGGCATCTCCACGAGCAAGGCCCTCTCGTTCCTGAGGTCCCGCAGAGTGATGGAACCGGACAGGTGACTCTCATCGTAGTGCAACCGCGCTTGGAACTTGTTTCGAAGGGCAACGCGTAACTGGTCCCGTTCGTACACCAGCCGGTTGTACTCGTTGCAGGTGAACAGAAGCACGCTCACGTTCTGTGTGCACCCGTCTAGCAACGGTTGTAGCGCCAAGTGATGGCCAGGGGAGACGTGTTTCACTCGGAGCGACCGCAGAACCTCTTGCCGGGAGGAGTACTGCAACTCGAGTAGCAACTGCAGTGGTGAAGCTGCGTTCCGTTTGAACACGCACTCGAGGGAAACCGTCTGCGCGTCCAATTCAACGACATGGAGCGTCAGGTACGGGTACAGCACTTTGGTCAAGTACTTGAGCCGCAGTCTCATGTTCAGCACGGGCAAAGTGTCGTACTTCAGCAGTAactcttcttgaagaccGGACCCGCCGTCGACGCGCACTCGAGACTCGGCGGTCGTCTGGTCCGCAGGTCCACCCGAATCAGACCTCGACAGCAGCATCAGGTCGATCAGCATCTTCGCAGCGTTCTCGTCCGCTTGCCGCCGTGGCATCGCAGACGCGGTCTCCCGGGGTCCAGCGGCAACAGGTCGGCGTAGTTCCTGCTTCAATGTGTCCAGATCCCTCAGCATTGCGTCCCGCTGGGCAAGCAACTGCTCCCTCTTGTCCATCAGGGCAAGCCGCTTCCTGTCGGACTCCCCCAGCAGTGACGAGTTCCGACTGTCGCTCCCATCGGAACCGCTACCCTTCGGATGCAACTGTATACCGGGCCCACCAACGGCCCGCGGACTCGATACACCACCGCTGATGTCACTGGTGAAGTCCATTGGGTGTGTTGACCGTGATTCCTTGGTTTTTGGTTGCTCTACGGTGCTGTCGCCTTTTAAGCTGTAATTGAACCCAAAAGCATACTACTTGGGCAGGACCTCGAAGGACTGCAAGGCGGAGGTAGATATGGACAGGTACGACCGTCAGGTGCGGTTGTGGGGGAACGCAGGTCAAGATCTGGTGCGTAGGTCGCACCTGTGCGTTGTTTCGCGCGGGGAGACGCCGCTGCTGCAAGAGATACTGAAGAATTACGTGCTTCTTGGAGGTTCCCGCATCACGCTGTATCTGGATGCTGAGGGTGGCAGGAGTAACCATCTGTTGTACGGTGATCTGCGGGAGGCGCTGGCCCCGTTGAACCCAGAACCACTGGAATTGACCACCCACCGCGTCaatttgaacagtttcgTGATCCCCAACTCGGAACGGTACTCCGCTATCGTGCAAGTCGGTTTGCCCGTTGGGCTGCGGCACGAGGGAGACCTGTCACCTCCAGTGATACACTGCTTTGCTCGCGGGCTTTGTGGTTACGTTCATTTGCAATTGAGCGAACCGCATTTGCTATTGGACCCTAGAAACGAGTATACGATACCCAGTCTCCGGTTGGACAATCCCTGGGGGGAACTGTCCCAGTACATGGACTCTATACACGTAGAGCAGATGGACGACGTCCAATTGTCGCAGCTACCCTTTGCTGTGCTCCTCTACAAGACATTGAACACACGTCGGGCCGCGACCACTGCGGCACAACTTAAAACTGTGCTGGCGGAGACATACCTTCATGGACTCAACCCAAGAGCGCAAAGTGACCTCAACTACGCCGAGGCCGTCAGATTTGCCCATTTGGCCTTTACAAAGAACAGGCAAGACGGACTACTGAACCGGTTGACGCGGGATGTGTGTCCCTTGCTCGAGCAAGAGAACAAACTCGGATTCCAGGACACAATGAACCAGTACATCGCAACATTGCTGTCAACTTTGAAGCGATACGCGGATATGCACAATGGCCATTTCCCGCTCGATGCGACTCTACCAGATATGGAGTCCACTACACACAACTACAACGCGCTGAAGCGGGTGTACGAGGCAAAGGCGGCCAAAGACCTTGCGgacttcaaaaaactcATACCAGGCGATATCGAGATTCCTGAGCACGTCATCGACGAGTTTTGCCGGAACACTAAAACTACAGAGTTATTCGAGCCCTTGGGCGTCTGCCGCGGTCCACCAGATTCATCCGCCCCACCGTTGCTCGATGCGCTCAAAAGGTGTCAAGAAGGCAAAACGGTCGACCTTCCGCAACTGAACGTCACTTTCAGTTATCCGACAGAGACGTACATTGCGGGTCTTGTAACGCAAGAGCTGGTCAAACTTATCACGCACCAGTTCGTCCCGATAGATAACTGCTTTGTGTACGATGCCCTTGATCCTCAGAACATGGCAACGTGTCGGTTGTGAGTATGCGGTATAAAATTGAGAGATGTATAAAATGTGTGTGCGTAATGGAATTCATAAGTCGTCGAAACTCCCCTGCACGTTCGACTTGCCCTGGTCTCccttcttcctcttcaaaatcgTCTCCTTCCAGTCTTTGTcgatctcgtcgtcgtcgtctttGTCACTTGTAGAGCCCTGTCTTGCCAACTCCTCCTCGATAGCTTTCCTCTTGCGGGACATTTTCTCCCTGCGCTCCTGTTTGGTCTCCTTCGTGTCCGTTTTGTTGGACCAGGCaacgttcttcttcttaaGTTCGAATTtgagcttcttcttgtcgttgatTTTGGCAaggttcttcaactcctccaATCTCTTCTGTTCTAACTTCGCGTCCCTGTACGCGAACGTGTCCATATCCACAGGTGGTGGATCCATGAGCCACCCGTCACCAAAGGTGACCTCCTCTTTATTTGCCAGATTCTTTGTGATTTCCGGCATCCTGGGCAGTCTGAACAGGCCGTACATCTTTGCAAGTCCGACGAAATCGAAGTTCTGCAGTCTGAAGATCGAGTGTGCCGCGTGTTTCGAGTAGTACCTAATGAACGCGACGTACGACTTGACCGCGTAGTCGAATCTGTCTCTGTCCTCGAGGATCCACTGCAGAAACGTATTGTAGAACTGCTGCGCTTGTCCCTCTATCTCCGGGTCCTGCAGGGAGACGTCCTCCTCTATCACGACGTTCTTGACGGCCATGAACCCTACGAAATCCTCCTCACGGCCCTCGTTGAGGAACGTGACGGCTTTACCAATCCTGTTGGCCCTTCCTGTCCTACCGCATCTGTGTAAGAAGAGGTCTGTGTCAGTTGGTGGGTCGAGCTGCACTACGAGTTCGACGTCCGGGATATCGATCCCTCGGGCCGCAACGTCTGTGGTCAGTAGTACCGCGCTCCCCAAATGTGACGCAAATGCGTCGAGTGTCTTAATCCTTGAACTCGTTTGCAGTTTCCCATGGAGGGAGAACAGTTTCACGTCTTGTGTGATGTCCCCCCTAGAGAGCAAGTGATTCATGAAGCTGTAAAAGAAGGTGACAGAGATGCAAGTCGGGAAGTACACTATacatttcttgaacttgaacctGTTGATCAGCGAGATGAGCAGTTGCAATTTGAGTTGTGGTTTGACCGTGCAGTAGTTGATCGAGAGGGACTCTGGAGCGGCACTGATTGCGCGGCCGTTAACTTTAATCTTGACTGGGTTCCTTAGCCCTGTTTTGAAGATCGTGTCCCCAGCCGCGGAGATAGTCGCTGAGAAGAGTCCAGTTCTACGTTGTTTTGGTAGTACTTTGAGGATTTTCTCGATGTCCCCCACGAAACTTGCATCCAGCAATCTGTCCGCCTCGTCGAGCACCACAAGGGAGCAGGATTGTGTCTTCACTTTGGGCGACTGCAACAGGTCCAGCACTCTCCCCGGAGTACCAATGAGCAACTGAGGCCTGTTCTCGCACAGCGCGTTGACGTCGTCCCTGATACTGTGTTCGTTAGTCCCCACAAGCAACTGGCAGCCAATGGGTTGCTGTGTTCCTTCGGTATAGTGTACTAGAAACGACTGGACCACGGTTTCGATCTGTTTTGCCAATTCTCTTGTCGGCGTGAGGATCAACGAGTGGAAGTGGCCCCTCTTGAGACGGAATGCTTGTTCCTGAACGATTTTCTCGAGGATGGGCACCACAAAGGCGACGGTCTTACCGGACCCAGTCTCcgcatcaacaacaacgtcTTTGTTCCCCGCGAACAGCGGGATCGTCGACGCCTGCACGGGCGTCATCTTATCGAACCCGAGCGTCTCGATTGCCGAGCGCACCCACGGCTGCAATTCGTACTCCAGTGTGTCCCATTCCAGCGAGCTGCGTCCCATAGTCGTTGACGAGTGTGTGGGACCTTACCAGATGCCCTGACACCAGTCCACCATCAACGGGACCGGGTCTTGGAACAGGCCATCGCATCGCCTTCGACtggaaagttttcaaagtgaGAGCGCCGTTCGTAGTGACAGGTACTGGGCAGTGGTCCAAGGGCTTCGGGATACTTCCCGTCCAGAGCACTGCCTGTGTGTACTGCACACTCTGGTATACCTGCAGGGTACTGGTTTGCGTTGTATGTTTCGCAGAGGTCCTCTCTTCTAAGCAATCCCACCACTGCCACTCCTCTCGAGAGAGGTCCACAGACGCCCAGTGGTCCGTTCAAAAAGCGTCCAGCGATCAGCAACTAGCATCATGGATCATCCAGACCATCAACTGTGAGGTATACCTTTGCAGAGCTGTCCCACGGCCACCTGCATGGGTCTATCTTGCCGTCCTCTCGCCCCCCGCCTCGTTACCCGCTTTCTTCACTCGCATTTTAAGAACAACGTTTTAAACTCGAACGCTGTTAACGGGTGGCCAGCAGTGGAAGATGACCCCCATCTGACCACAAAGACAACCATCTGCACCCGATACTATGTCTTCTTCGGTGCCCTATGATCCGTACGTGCCCCCCGAGGAGTCCTCGGGCGCGTTTGCCCCCGGGCAGCAGTCTGGCGCCGCGCAGCCGCAGTCGCAGTCGCGGACCGCTCAGTTGCAAGCAGAGATCGACGATACCGTAGGTATAATGCGtgacaacatcaacaaagTCGCTGAGCGGGGGGAACGGCTCACCTCGATCGAGGACAAGGCGGATAACCTTGCCGTGTCGGCCCAGGGGTTCAAACGCGGGGCCAACAGGGTCCGCAAACAGATGTGGTGGAAGGACCTCAAGATGCGCATGTGtctcgtcctcgtcgtcatcatcctgctcgtcgtcatcattGTCCCCATCGCGGTCCACTTCAGCTAGTAAAGCCTGGCCCCCCACTCCCCTCTGTATAGTTAATAAATTGTGACTCTCTCTCAATacacaacacacacaacacacatatatatacgcTAGTACATACAAGCTAGTATCGCTTTTTGGATAGTTCACTCTCCCTGGGTCTCCCCTCCCGCGTTGACATTTTGCGCGATGAGGTCGACGATCCGTTTCGTCATCGGCAAGTTCAGCCACGCGGGGATGTACGCCTCGACTTGGTCGAACTTCTTGTGTGGGATCTTCATGAACGGGTCCTCGAAGGGCCCCGTCTTCAACTGCAGGAAGATATCCGTGTTCGCTTGCTTGCCCTCCGTGTTTGCTTGCTTGCCCTCCGCCTTCACGATCCCAGCAACGTACTCGAGCACTTCCTGCGGCGTCGGAGACTCGTACTCTGCCGTGTACGATTGTGTGAtcagtttctgcaattGTGCTGGGGTCAAGTCCGAACAGATCCCGCGTAGGATATCGATATCCTCCGTCgtgtacttcttcaactgcagAAGCTTCGATGTCTGCGTCAGATGCTGTAGGCAGTCCGCGCCGTCGACAAGCCCATGCGTCTTGCACCACTCCTCCAACCGCGTGATGTTGTAGTTCAATTGCAACCCGCGCTTCCAGGATAAGAAGTTCCTCTTGATGATCAAgctgttgaaacagatcGCGTCGACGTACGTCAGCAGAGTCGTCACCACTTGTCGGAACACCTCGTGCTCAATATGGAACGATTTCATACACCAGTagatgttgttgaagaaagtcaagATGTCATCCATCGTGTACTCCTCGTTGTGGCTGaaaaacttgttcaagaacccACCGTTCTCCGCGACACTGAACCCGGGCAGCGACTCGGACAATACGATCGCGGGGATCGCCTTCTTTTGCAACTCCTTCTGTAACTTCTTCATCCAGATATTGTAAATGTTGTAACTTAAGGACTCGAAatcctccttcaattcaGTCACCAACGAGACGTACTCATCGTACTCCTCCTTGTTCATGTCCTCCTTAAAGGATTCCTGTGTCAGGATCGAGTGGTGTGCAAAAAGTACGAACAGGTACAACTCACGCACATTGGCAAGCCAAAAGGCACCGCTGGGAATAAGGTGTTCCCCCTTCAAAGTGGTAACCACTCGTTGAATCGTAGTCAACACTTGCGCCAAGAAATTCTCGCTCTGCTTCGTCAACCCAAACCGCCACATCTCGCTCAATATGATGATTAGGATCCGCGCAGGGTACACCACGTCCCGCCTGCTCAACTGGATCGCCACGCCAGAGTCTGGCACTTTGAACCCCTTCAACAGACCCTCAGTAATCTCCTCGTTCAACGCGTCTGTGTCCTCCAGCAAACGGAACAACTCGTCGTTGATCTCTTCGACAGACGCACCGACTAGTGGTGCACCTTGCGAGATCATCCCATCGACAGTGTGCTCCTCGATGAACTCGTTTGTCAACACTCTGCTCTCACTCGACATCCTAGCACCGGGACTGTGTGGAATAACACTGGTGGTGACAGTCCCCAGGGCAATACTGTTCTGCAGACGAACAATCTCCTCCTTAAGAGACTTCACCTCGTTTTGAAGATCAGAATTCTGTAACTTGTAATCATTCAACTCCTTTCTAGCGGTGTCCAACTCCTCAAGCGTCGCAAGCGATTCCTGTTTTAGAACACCGTGCCTTGCCGTCATTTCGGCAATCTCACGCTCATACCCTTCAATAGACTTGTGTGCGGCCAACAATTGGTCGTCCAAATCTTTCTGTTTCGTGACGAAATCGGACTGCTGGTCCTCGATCATCTTGCTATGTTCCAGTCTCTGCGATTCAATCGAGTCCCTCAAAGTGGCAGTTTCATCCAGCTGTTTTTGCAAGGCAACCAACCTAATGTGCATTTCCTTGTTCTCACGCACTTTGGCGGCCAAGTTCTCCGTCAACTCAATCACCTTGTTTTCCAACTTGTAACTgttctcttgcaacttgtTGACACTCTTCGCCTCCGCCTTCAATACCTTCAATTTAGCCTCCGCGAAACGTCTTCTAATACGCGACTGGATAACAACAGCACAACGTCTCCGGAAGTTGAAACGTCTCCGAGGTTGGAAAGCCCTGACTCTGCTTTGGATCGACACGGCAGCTTTTTGTTCGTACATCTCGCGCAGATGTGTCTCCGCAAGACGTCTCTTGATCCTTCTTTGAATCTCAGCGACGCTTGACAACACTTGTTCCGTCTCTAAACGCACCGTTTCACCACGGTACAGTCTCTGGATGTCAATAGCCAAGTTAACTCTCATCTCAGTCTCCACCGTGGACCTGACAACGACACCTTTGACCAAAGAGTGAAGTTTCGCAATCGATTTTTGAATCCGCAAGTACTGCTTGCGGTGGTACTTCGCCCtgatcttcttttgaatcATGATAATCGCATGGTTCATCTTATCAGTTCTTAACTTTTCCAAATACGCCAACATCCCggctttgaagaatatctTCGTATTACCGATTTGGTACTTTGTCTTGTCCTGCACTGTAACGTTTAAGATTTTCTTACACAGAGCAATGATATCGTCTTCGCTCGTGTTCTCGTTCCTGAAAATACTAGCCCACTCATCAGGAGAGGTAAGGATATAGTATCTCAGAATAAACTCGTCAAAAGTCCACCGTGATGGGAACCCAGCACAGGATATTCTGATTGTTTCTAAGACACCACAGGCCCTCAATTGGGATAGAACCATCAGATTATCAAACACCCAGGCCTCCTTGTCGTTGTTAGGCTTGATGCAGCGGATGTAGTGGACGTTGGTCGAGTTGATTGTAGTCATCAGTTCAATCAGAGACTGTTTGAACATAGACCCCAAGGTAGGTTTCCTGTTGGTCGCTCTCATAGGGCCCGGTCGTTTAGCTACCGCGCCCTGtttctcttgttcctcCTTTTTAGCTTCTTCCAGCTTGGCGGCCTCTAATTCCATGTTTTGCAAGATATTCAACAAAGACTCGTTCGTGGAAGCCTTGAGGACCTCCAAATGGCCATCGGAGACGGTGTCCCTGTTCTTTTCAATAAACCCTTCAGTGTCGTAAGCAACTTCGTGGGCATAATGCGCAACCACGAACTTGGTCTGGCCAAATCTAGGCTTTGAAAAGACTCTGTTCGTTGGAGGTTTGTCCAAAGTCTGGTACAATTTCTGCGTCCAGGACTCATCAGAACCCGCGGGTAGTCTACTCTCCTCGTCAAGCAGCGACAGGATACCTATCTTGTTTTCGATAAGGTTAATGCACGGTTGGTTGTCGTTGAACTCGATGAACGACCACTCTATTTCCTCCTTGACGTATTCTTCCTGTTCCAGTTTGAACACATGTTGGTTGAATTCctgttgcaacttctcGTTCGCGTAGTTGATACAAAATTGTTCGAAGGAGTTCTTTTCGAAGTGCTCGAACCCGTAGATGTCCAGGACACCGATGAATGATTTCACTTGGTTGGTGACCGCAGGGTTACACAGCACCGTGTTAATGTTGGCGACCAGCCAGTCAAACAATGCAGAGTATATGAACTTCGCGACGGAATCTCTCGCAACAACCGCTTGGTTGAAGTTCAGATTCGAAACGATCTTTTCCCCCCTCGTCACAATTTGCTTCTTCGTGGTCCATTTCGCGAAATTGAACGTGTCAATCCCCAACAGTTCACAAGCTTTAATCAAGTTTGGTTCTTCGGAGGACAACGAAGCGTCCGTTCTGCCCTTTTTAACCTCGATGTTACCGATGTGAAGCAGCGCGGCTAGGATCTGGAAGATCCCAGCACGCGCAGTCTCGTCGATACCGACCAGTTGCAACGCGTCCACAGTAATAGAGTACTCCTTTGCATCGTCCATCCCCTTGATCTTGGTGTCGCCGCCCTGGTTCGTGTACGCGAAATCCTCCGCGTCTGTCAAGTAAAGTTTCGCCTTCTCGTCCGGGGTCAGACCTGCAAGCAACTGGTAAAAGATATGGTAGTTCCTTTCCGTTGGTGGTTGGTACACCAATCTGGACCTTTCCAGCAAGTAAGTTCTAATCTTGGCGCCGATGATCGAGGTTTTGTCGTTGAAGAGAATCTCCAAGTACTTCCCGAACCGGGACGAGTTGTCGTTTCTTGTGGTCTTGGCGTTCCCAAACGCCTCCATGATCGGGTTTGTTGCGAGGATCTTCTGCTCCGTCTCGGACATCTCTGCTTGGTGCTGCAAGTTGCCCATGTTGGAGGACatctcctcctcgacgGACGCGAAGTACCGCATTATGTACTTCGCCGAGACCGTCTTCCCTGCCCCAGACTCCCCGCTGACAACAATCGTCTGGTTCTCGTGGCCGTTCTTCATGAGGCGGTACGCCTCCTCCGCGATCGCGAACAAGTGCGGATCCATCTCTCCCCTGCGCTTCCCAGCGTACGCCTCGATCATATCCGGCGAGTACAGTTGGTCAACCCTATCGAACGGGTTCGTCGCAATCAGCACAATCCCAGAGTACGTGTATATATTCAATTGAGCGTATCGCTGCTTAATAGCGTGCAGCACCGCGGGTTCGTTCAAGTACGACAGCGAGGTAAGGTCCTCCGTCGCCTCCAGAATCGGCGGGTTCCGCAGCAAAGGAAGCTGCTCGTCCTTGTCATCGGTCAGCGAGTCCACCTGCACGTCCACCACAGTCCCATCCTCGAGGGCAAGCTGCAGCGCGTACTTCCCGTCCTCGAACTTGTTCCTCGTCACCTCGCATCCGATCCAGCCCTGCTCTTTGCTCGGGAACCAGCACCGCGTGCCAACTTCAAACGACATAACGGAGAAGCACACTCTCTTTCTGAGGTATTAGTAGGTCTCGCAGAGTCGACGGGGTGCCCTGGCTGCGACGCGTTGACGCCCTGTGTCGTGGCATCGGGAGAGGAATCGCGATATTTCAGTGTTTACTGAGATCTGGGTTTCGTAAGCGATTTACCCGAATTTTACCCGATTTTGACACAAATTCCTCGACCTCGAGGGCCTCGAGAGCAGGTCGACGATAAGAACGGGACCGTTCTGAGGGTTCTGAGGGTTCTGAGGGCTCAAGGACTGTTGATCTGGTGCAGTTGGAGTTGTGTAAGAGTGGGTTGTTGGTCAGACGCTCCTTTTGTGCCGGTCTTTTGCGTATTTGAGTGCAATTTTATGATGGATTCCGTGATGGATAGGAGGGGCAACGTCAGGAGGAGGCCCTCGTCGGCTTGTCTCGTTGCAGATAGGATGTACTGTAGTGGTGGTGTGGAGGCTGGGGGTGACGGAAGGCTGGGAAGCCCTGCGCTGCTTAGAAGGCCCCCGCAGAGCGACTCTCTGGCCGGTACTGCTGCTTCCGCTGCCCTTTTGAGACGGGCCCCCGTTATTGCGGTTAATGATAAGCCCGTGCTCTTTGCACGCTCGGCCCCTGGATCGAAGGCGGGGCACAGACGGTACAGTCCCACCTTTGAGTTTGGGGCCGTGGAGGATGACGAGAATGACGATGACGGCGGGTCTTTCAGCTCTTTGCACGATAAGTTCTCGATGGAAATCGCAGGTGCA
Coding sequences within it:
- the WWM1 gene encoding Wwm1p (similar to Saccharomyces cerevisiae WWM1 (YFL010C); ancestral locus Anc_8.65), whose protein sequence is MQGFDASSSARDGAQPSRGSLSWRFVITGSSIVVPLYLSLSRDSTPAMAQSRSIVPIVPPGWKAIYDDEYQTWYFVNLQTKQSQWDEPRGTTWPPPPNSQPSTYPQQPAYPPQPVYQQQPMYPPQPMYPPQPMYPPQQPMYAPQQPTYAPQQQQQKRGGMNGMMGVGAGVLGGVLLAEAFDHRGGGGGYYNGQPDVIENNYYNDSNNVNDMNNDDYDNSGNDNGFDGGDGGFDGGDNGNW
- the CTF19 gene encoding Ctf19p (similar to Saccharomyces cerevisiae CTF19 (YPL018W); ancestral locus Anc_8.63), coding for MDFTSDISGGVSSPRAVGGPGIQLHPKGSGSDGSDSRNSSLLGESDRKRLALMDKREQLLAQRDAMLRDLDTLKQELRRPVAAGPRETASAMPRRQADENAAKMLIDLMLLSRSDSGGPADQTTAESRVRVDGGSGLQEELLLKYDTLPVLNMRLRLKYLTKVLYPYLTLHVVELDAQTVSLECVFKRNAASPLQLLLELQYSSRQEVLRSLRVKHVSPGHHLALQPLLDGCTQNVSVLLFTCNEYNRLVYERDQLRVALRNKFQARLHYDESHLSGSITLRDLRNERALLVEMPIVFDQQYCGFLYPRMQIRLQLTRGQAAVDDVDINGILYRLMEEYGVQDALVDLITYAMLTV
- the ULA1 gene encoding Ula1p (similar to Saccharomyces cerevisiae ULA1 (YPL003W); ancestral locus Anc_8.86), translating into MDRYDRQVRLWGNAGQDLVRRSHLCVVSRGETPLLQEILKNYVLLGGSRITLYLDAEGGRSNHLLYGDLREALAPLNPEPLELTTHRVNLNSFVIPNSERYSAIVQVGLPVGLRHEGDLSPPVIHCFARGLCGYVHLQLSEPHLLLDPRNEYTIPSLRLDNPWGELSQYMDSIHVEQMDDVQLSQLPFAVLLYKTLNTRRAATTAAQLKTVLAETYLHGLNPRAQSDLNYAEAVRFAHLAFTKNRQDGLLNRLTRDVCPLLEQENKLGFQDTMNQYIATLLSTLKRYADMHNGHFPLDATLPDMESTTHNYNALKRVYEAKAAKDLADFKKLIPGDIEIPEHVIDEFCRNTKTTELFEPLGVCRGPPDSSAPPLLDALKRCQEGKTVDLPQLNVTFSYPTETYIAGLVTQELVKLITHQFVPIDNCFVYDALDPQNMATCRL
- the SPB4 gene encoding ATP-dependent RNA helicase SPB4 (similar to Saccharomyces cerevisiae SPB4 (YFL002C); ancestral locus Anc_8.87), whose amino-acid sequence is MGRSSLEWDTLEYELQPWVRSAIETLGFDKMTPVQASTIPLFAGNKDVVVDAETGSGKTVAFVVPILEKIVQEQAFRLKRGHFHSLILTPTRELAKQIETVVQSFLVHYTEGTQQPIGCQLLVGTNEHSIRDDVNALCENRPQLLIGTPGRVLDLLQSPKVKTQSCSLVVLDEADRLLDASFVGDIEKILKVLPKQRRTGLFSATISAAGDTIFKTGLRNPVKIKVNGRAISAAPESLSINYCTVKPQLKLQLLISLINRFKFKKCIVYFPTCISVTFFYSFMNHLLSRGDITQDVKLFSLHGKLQTSSRIKTLDAFASHLGSAVLLTTDVAARGIDIPDVELVVQLDPPTDTDLFLHRCGRTGRANRIGKAVTFLNEGREEDFVGFMAVKNVVIEEDVSLQDPEIEGQAQQFYNTFLQWILEDRDRFDYAVKSYVAFIRYYSKHAAHSIFRLQNFDFVGLAKMYGLFRLPRMPEITKNLANKEEVTFGDGWLMDPPPVDMDTFAYRDAKLEQKRLEELKNLAKINDKKKLKFELKKKNVAWSNKTDTKETKQERREKMSRKRKAIEEELARQGSTSDKDDDDEIDKDWKETILKRKKGDQGKSNVQGSFDDL
- the SNC2 gene encoding SNAP receptor SNC2 (similar to Saccharomyces cerevisiae SNC1 (YAL030W) and SNC2 (YOR327C); ancestral locus Anc_7.67): MSSSVPYDPYVPPEESSGAFAPGQQSGAAQPQSQSRTAQLQAEIDDTVGIMRDNINKVAERGERLTSIEDKADNLAVSAQGFKRGANRVRKQMWWKDLKMRMCLVLVVIILLVVIIVPIAVHFS
- the MYO2 gene encoding myosin 2 (similar to Saccharomyces cerevisiae MYO4 (YAL029C) and MYO2 (YOR326W); ancestral locus Anc_7.68), with translation MSFEVGTRCWFPSKEQGWIGCEVTRNKFEDGKYALQLALEDGTVVDVQVDSLTDDKDEQLPLLRNPPILEATEDLTSLSYLNEPAVLHAIKQRYAQLNIYTYSGIVLIATNPFDRVDQLYSPDMIEAYAGKRRGEMDPHLFAIAEEAYRLMKNGHENQTIVVSGESGAGKTVSAKYIMRYFASVEEEMSSNMGNLQHQAEMSETEQKILATNPIMEAFGNAKTTRNDNSSRFGKYLEILFNDKTSIIGAKIRTYLLERSRLVYQPPTERNYHIFYQLLAGLTPDEKAKLYLTDAEDFAYTNQGGDTKIKGMDDAKEYSITVDALQLVGIDETARAGIFQILAALLHIGNIEVKKGRTDASLSSEEPNLIKACELLGIDTFNFAKWTTKKQIVTRGEKIVSNLNFNQAVVARDSVAKFIYSALFDWLVANINTVLCNPAVTNQVKSFIGVLDIYGFEHFEKNSFEQFCINYANEKLQQEFNQHVFKLEQEEYVKEEIEWSFIEFNDNQPCINLIENKIGILSLLDEESRLPAGSDESWTQKLYQTLDKPPTNRVFSKPRFGQTKFVVAHYAHEVAYDTEGFIEKNRDTVSDGHLEVLKASTNESLLNILQNMELEAAKLEEAKKEEQEKQGAVAKRPGPMRATNRKPTLGSMFKQSLIELMTTINSTNVHYIRCIKPNNDKEAWVFDNLMVLSQLRACGVLETIRISCAGFPSRWTFDEFILRYYILTSPDEWASIFRNENTSEDDIIALCKKILNVTVQDKTKYQIGNTKIFFKAGMLAYLEKLRTDKMNHAIIMIQKKIRAKYHRKQYLRIQKSIAKLHSLVKGVVVRSTVETEMRVNLAIDIQRLYRGETVRLETEQVLSSVAEIQRRIKRRLAETHLREMYEQKAAVSIQSRVRAFQPRRRFNFRRRCAVVIQSRIRRRFAEAKLKVLKAEAKSVNKLQENSYKLENKVIELTENLAAKVRENKEMHIRLVALQKQLDETATLRDSIESQRLEHSKMIEDQQSDFVTKQKDLDDQLLAAHKSIEGYEREIAEMTARHGVLKQESLATLEELDTARKELNDYKLQNSDLQNEVKSLKEEIVRLQNSIALGTVTTSVIPHSPGARMSSESRVLTNEFIEEHTVDGMISQGAPLVGASVEEINDELFRLLEDTDALNEEITEGLLKGFKVPDSGVAIQLSRRDVVYPARILIIILSEMWRFGLTKQSENFLAQVLTTIQRVVTTLKGEHLIPSGAFWLANVRELYLFVLFAHHSILTQESFKEDMNKEEYDEYVSLVTELKEDFESLSYNIYNIWMKKLQKELQKKAIPAIVLSESLPGFSVAENGGFLNKFFSHNEEYTMDDILTFFNNIYWCMKSFHIEHEVFRQVVTTLLTYVDAICFNSLIIKRNFLSWKRGLQLNYNITRLEEWCKTHGLVDGADCLQHLTQTSKLLQLKKYTTEDIDILRGICSDLTPAQLQKLITQSYTAEYESPTPQEVLEYVAGIVKAEGKQANTEGKQANTDIFLQLKTGPFEDPFMKIPHKKFDQVEAYIPAWLNLPMTKRIVDLIAQNVNAGGETQGE